In a single window of the Coffea eugenioides isolate CCC68of chromosome 3, Ceug_1.0, whole genome shotgun sequence genome:
- the LOC113764456 gene encoding uncharacterized protein LOC113764456: MGSIRSSKMATTLILMVMIIAPNVKQLAGLTVSSDNFESGRQLKQTKNASEQVKQSDDTVRADPLDHLRKYRGGYDITNMHYWSSTAFTGIYGYAIAAIWAICGLIYGAYSLVTSFCWKTNREEKFKKTSSCRKKCYPWSRVLVVLFTILAIIGCGLFLGGNAKFHSRATTVVDILIDTADHASDTIYNTTEAMKDLSANLAADAESGDATRFLKSTAQSLDTEADDIHRQARKHRRAIYNGLKIVYIITTVTISLNLVAAIALSVSGVLKLRRILRLMVILCWILTVLCWLFSGIYFFIENFADDTCTALEGFRQDPYNNSLSSILPCDELSSAKSVLRHVSAEVYNVVHEVNSNISTRYGNIFQICNPFSGPPHYHYQPQDCPANAYKIGDIPQLLKQVTCPDSEQGCTGGIVIPTKYYNRLEIYTTSIQRLLNEYPDMESLVECQTVTTAFSEILNTHCKPLKRYTRMVWAAMVFLSTVMVALILLWTTEAHYEQYQHSSDGSMKPFSTSADKLESGTAEAPNNGSIPSSVL, encoded by the exons ATGGGCTCCATAAGAAGCTCAAAAATGGCTACAACTTTAATTCTCATGGTAATGATTATCGCTCCAAACGTCAAACAACTTGCAGGACTCACAGTCTCATCAGATAATTTTGAGTCAG GAAGGCAGTTAAAGCAAACCAAAAATGCTTCAGAACAAGTAAAACAATCAGATGACACCGTGCGAGCCGATCCCCTAGACCATTTGAGGAAATATAGGGGAGGATATGACATTACCAACATGCATTATTGGAGT TCCACCGCTTTCACAGGCATATATGGATATGCCATTGCAGCTATATGGGCAATTTGTGGGCTGATATATGGAGCATATTCGCTAGTGACCTCCTTTTGTTGGAAAACGAACAgagaagaaaaattcaagaagaCATCATCTTGCCGAAAGAAGTGTTATCCATGGTCTAGGGTTTTAGTAGTTCTTTTCACCATCTTGGCAAT AATTGGGTGCGGACTTTTTTTGGGAGGAAATGCAAAATTTCACTCGAGAGCCACAACGGTGGTAGATATTCTTATTGATACGGCAGACCACGCATCTGATACCATATATAACACAACTGAAGCAATGAAAGACCTGAGCGCTAACTTGGCAGCAGATGCTGAAAGTGGAGATGCCACTAGGTTCCTGAAATCTACAGCCCAAAGTCTTGATACTGAGGCTGATGATATACATAGACAAGCAAGGAAGCATAGGAGGGCAATCTACAACGGCCTCAAGATAGT GTACATAATAACTACAGTTACAATTTCATTGAACTTGGTTGCAGCAATCGCTTTATCAG TTTCTGGAGTCCTAAAATTACGAAGAATTCTTCGCCT GATGGTTATACTATGTTGGATCCTCACAGTCTTGTGCTGGTTATTTTCCGGAATCTACTTTTTCATAGAAAA TTTTGCAGATGACACATGCACAGCCCTTGAAGGATTCCGACAAGATCCGTACAACAACAGCTTGAGTTCAATTCTACCTTGCGATGAACTTTCGTCAGCCAAATCAGTTCTTCGTCATGTCAGTGCAGAGGTATACAACGTGGTTCACGAG GTAAACAGCAACATTTCTACCAGATATGGAAACATATTTCAAATCTGCAATCCTTTCTCAGGACCACCACATTATCACTACCAGCCACAAGATTGTCCAGCCAACGCATATAAAATAGGGGATATTCCACAG CTATTGAAGCAGGTGACATGTCCTGATTCTGAGCAAGGTTGCACGGGAGGAATTGTAATTCCCACCAAGTACTACAATAGATTGGAGATATACACAACTTCAATACAGAGGTTACTGAATGAATATCCTGATATGGAAAGCCTGGTTGAGTGTCAGACAGTAACAACCGCCTTTTCAGAAATCCTAAACACACACTGTAAACCCCTAAAACGATACACAAGGATGGTCTGGGCAGCAATGGTATTCTTGTCAACGGTAATGGTGgctttaattctattatggaCAACTGAAGCACACTATGAGCAGTACCAGCATTCTTCAGATGGTTCTATGAAACCCTTTTCAACATCAGCAGACAAGCTGGAATCAGGAACAGCTGAGGCACCTAATAATGGCTCAATACCTAGTTCAGTTCTTTAA